A single Amphiura filiformis chromosome 19, Afil_fr2py, whole genome shotgun sequence DNA region contains:
- the LOC140140895 gene encoding uncharacterized protein, translated as MIVDERVMRRSSSMDNVTLIIHNSITTTQGHYDLIPEKSRSWIAALYYAMIFIVGIPGNALIIRVYTQRKFKSSTHVLILGLAVVDITVCVFRPLMLYYRYFADEGFSNARNILGFIEFIAVGLSAFLTSAIAFDRYDAACHPHERIMTRQKASYVIVIGIIFSVLINCLYIVEHYIDINAYISSIKNFIIILLYVLSLLSTTFFYSCVYKVVKKSSSAKTKWKKVLTNQCIRALQAAATAEHERHQNPTLARQNGQSNLIQETPSNDPPTNHLRVNCPLELVRLSSRSRSNETLTTSTPESRSPIQPKKPIPVAIESHSPDHNSDDRQRSSRSDFHLIE; from the coding sequence AAGATCTTCAAGTATGGACAATGTCACGTTGATCATCCATAACTCAATCACTACCACCCAAGGGCATTATGACCTGATTCCAGAGAAATCTAGATCCTGGATTGCGGCACTATATTATGCTATGATATTCATTGTCGGTATTCCTGGTAATGCTCTCATTATACGCGTTTATACTCAACGAAAATTCAAAAGCAGCACACATGTTCTCATTCTCGGCCTAGCTGTTGTTGACATCACCGTGTGTGTATTTAGACCTCTGATGCTCTACTATAGATACTTTGCTGATGAAGGCTTTAGTAATGCTCGAAACATCCTAGGGTTTATTGAGTTCATCGCGGTAGGTTTATCGGCTTTCCTCACTTCTGCTATTGCGTTTGATCGCTACGATGCCGCGTGTCATCCGCATGAGAGGATCATGACGCGACAGAAAGCTTCTTACGTCATCGTTATTGGAATTATATTCTCTGTTCTGATAAACTGCTTATATATAGTAGAACATTACATCGATATCAATGCCTACATTTCATCTATAAAAAACTTCATAATCATATTATTGTATGTTCTGAGTCTACTTTCTACAACATTTTTCTATTCCTGTGTGTATAAAGTAGTGAAGAAATCGTCAAGTGCTAAGACAAAGTGGAAGAAAGTTTTGACTAACCAGTGTATACGTGCATTACAAGCCGCAGCGACAGCAGAACATGAGCGCCATCAAAATCCGACTTTAGCCAGGCAAAATGGTCAGAGCAATTTGATTCAAGAAACGCCAAGTAACGATCCGCCAACAAACCACTTACGTGTGAATTGTCCTTTGGAACTTGTTCGACTTTCGTCTAGATCAAGATCAAATGAAACCCTTACAACATCAACGCCAGAGAGTCGTTCACCGATCCAGCCGAAGAAACCCATTCCAGTAGCTATTGAGAGTCATTCTCCAGATCATAATAGTGATGATCGACAGAGATCTTCCCGTTCAGATTTCCACTTAATCGAGTAG